Genomic DNA from Gammaproteobacteria bacterium:
TCAGAGAAGGCAAACTATAATAGGCTGTCAACGACAAGGCCACAACAGGTATCGGGAGCAATGACGGCGATCCAACGTGAATTCATACCGGTGAACATTGCCGTATTGACGGTCTCGGATTCAAGGACTGAAGCCGACGATAAGTCCGGCAAGCTTTTGGTGTCGCGCCTCAATGACGCGGGTCACCAGTTGTTCGAGAAGACCATTGTCAAAGACAACATCTTTGCAGTGCGGGCAGTGGTCTCAAACTGGATTGCCGAACCTGACGCTCAGGTTGTTGTCACCACAGGGGGTACTGGTGTGACCGGATTTGACGGCACCCCGGAAGCCGTGTGTCCACTGCTCGAAAAAACGCTGGACGGATTTGGTGAAGTCTTTCGCATGATCTCCTACGAGGAGATCGGCACATCAACGTTGCAATCACGGGCCGTCGCAGGGGTCGCCAATGGCACCTATGTTTTCTGTCTGCCCGGGTCTTCCGGCGCCTGTGCTACGGCGTGGGACAAGCTTTTGGTACACCAGCTGGATTACCGAACCCGACCGTGTAATCTGGTCGAACTGATGCCCAGATTGCTGGAACACCGACAGGCTTGACCGATTCCCCGTTTGCTTAATGTACCGTCACGCTTGAAATTGGTTCAGGTGGTAGTTCTGGTTCTAGCGGTTCTATACCCATCTGTTCACAAGCATAGTTGACCCCGGCTAGACTTTCCGAAGAGCAGTGGAAGACAGCGAGGATCAACCGATGAATGAAAACGCGTTGTGTCCTGGACTCGGCGATTACCTCATAGCCCAAGCCAGAAACAACCACTGGAGCAATCATCGCCTGCATTCGGCATGTTTGCGACTGCCTGCCTCGGAGTACTACGCGAACCGCCCGAGCTTTTTCGGCTCCATACACATCCACCTGGATCACATCGTCTTCGTAGATTGGCTCTACTTAGAGCGCTTAACTGGAGAGCAGTACCTGCCCGCCGACGTTGGGGACGAATTGCACAACGAACTCGCGCCACTAGTGGAAGATCAGGTGACAGCCGATAGAGCGCTGATCGAGTACTGCGACGCCGCGACGCCCGAAACCCTTGCCTCAGAGGTGTCGTTCAAGCTTTTGGACGGTACACAGTACACGGAGGCTGTCTGGAGCGTGCTTGCGCATCTGTTCACGCACCAGATTCATCATCGTGGTCAGGTGCACGATATGCTCTCGGCAACATCAGTGGCGCCGCCGCAGCTTGACGAGTTTTTCCTCAGCTCCGATTTGCCGCTTCGTGAGGCCGAGTTAAAGGCACTGAACCTACCCATTGAGTAACGTGACCAGTGATACTGGCAACTTCTATGACATTGAATCCACTCTCAAATAATCGTGATGTAGCCTCATGCCGTAAATCGTGGAACCGCAGACCATCAATACCGCAGTCATCGTTCAGTTTTGTAAAACGATTCCATTCTGTCCATCTATTCACACAAAAAATTGGTCTATCAGCCAGCTGGACTACCTTCCCTGGCGCTCTCAGTTGCTCTGTAAGCGCATTTAACGCTCTTTTGGACAAATGAAAAGATGGTGCGAGGTGTATCCGTCTTAGTCTGAGGAATAAGGAGCGTCTGATCTTTGAAATTAATATCGTGCTTCCTGATGTTATAGATTTCCCCCTGCCGCATAGCCGTTTCTATAGCTACAATAAATTGACGTTTTAAACATGGTGGAGCGTGACGTAAAAAAACCGCTTTGCAAAGTCACGGCTGGTAAAGGTCTTGGTTACTGGCGCATAACCCTTGCGTCTGACATTAGCCTGATAACGGCCCTCGCGTACTCTGATATAACCCATGATTCAGTCTCCATGTACGTACAATATTCAGCTATGGCGTCATTGATGGGCAAAAAAGACTTGGAAAAACGCCTGTGCTACGGCGTGGGACAAGCTTTTGGTACACCAGCCGGATTACCGAACCCGACTGTGTAATCCGGCATCGGCTATCTGCACCATCTCTGGAGTATGCTTGTTGACTGAACACATATCGACATCAGGTGCCATCCGCTCCATGTTGATGACCAGTTGAAATTTCAATCAGGGTGCAATACGACCGTACAGTGATCTACGAGGTATTGTCACGTCGCCAACAGACGGTTTGTATGGCGAACTGACATCCTCAGGTGGCGCTGTGATCTCCGAAGTGGAAGTGGGGGTGTTCCGGCGACAGCGGTGGTTTGCCCAGTAGATAATCTGCTGCACGCTCGGCGATCATCTGGGTAGGCGCGTTTAGATTCCCGCTGACTATGCTCGGCATCACCGAAGCATCCACCACGCGCAGACCGTCTATACCGTGCACCCGCAACTCGGAATCGACAACTGCCTGATCATCACTACCCATCTTGCAGGTGCCACAGGGATGGTAGTCGGTGTCGGCGGTAGCACGCACGTAGTCCGCAAGCTCCCGATCTGAGGTGACCTCCGGTGCCGGGGTTATTCGTTTGCCCCGAAATCCATCGAACGCCGGTTGTGTCAGGATGTCCTGCATCACCTTCAAGGCTTCGATCAGTTCCTTGAGATCCTGTGGATGACTGAGATAATTGAAATGTGCTGCAGGCCTGTCACGTGGGTCAGCGGAATGGAGTTTTACTTGCCCACGGCTGAGTGGTCGCAACTGGTCGCAATTGAGCTGATATCCGGGGTATAACAGGAGTTTACGGTCGGCCCACTCACTGTATACGGGTGTGAAGTGGTATTGGAGGTTCGGATGTGCGGCATCAGTATTGCCGTAGACCATGCCGCCCATTTCCCAGATATTGGAGGCACCAATACCTGAGCGTGTCAGCAGCCACTGTACACCGACCCGCAGCTTTGACAGCGGCTGAGTTAAATGATGCAGGGTGACCGGTTGGGTGCACTCGAAACCTGTAATGATGGTCAGGTGATCCTGCAGGTTTTGTCCCACGCCAGGCAAATCTAACTCGGAGCGAATATTCATGGACTTCAGATAGTCAGTAGGCCCGATACCGGACAACATCAATAGTTGCGGTGTTTTGATCGCCCCACAGCAGACAATCACTGCTTTGGCGGCCCGCAGCTCACGAGTGTTACCGCGTGAAACGTATTCCACGCCGACAGCTCGTTTGTTCTCGATAAGAATGCGATTGACCAGTGTACCTGTCTCGAGACTCAAATTTGGCCGCGTCAGTGCAGGCTTGAGATGGGCAACCGCGGCACTGCTGCGGCGCCCGTTTTTGGTGGTACTGTCTAGCCGGGCGATCCCTTCTGGCTTGTAGCCGTTCAGGTCCTCGGAAGTACCCTGGCCAGACTGTTGGCCAGCTTCCCATAACGCATCAAACAGCGGGTTCTCGAGATGACCCCGGGTCACTCCAAGGGGGCCATGGCCGCCGCGCCATTCGTTTTCTCCACGATCTGAAGATTCACAGCGCTTGAAGTAGGGAAGACACTGCGCATAGCGCCAGGCTTTCAGACCAGGGGTTTGTGCCCAGCGGTCGTAGTCCAGCGGATGGCCGCGCATGTATACCATCGAATTGATCGACGACGATCCGCCAATGACCTTTCCTCTTGGCAGCTGAATCTTTCGCCCGTCACACTCTGGCTCTGATTCGCTGTTGTAGTTCCAGTTGATACTCGGATCTTTATAAACGTTATAGACCCCGGCGGGTATGTGAATCATCAGTTTATGATCCATCGGCCCGGCTTCAAGCACGTGAACATCCAATGCCGGGTCTTCTGAAAGGCGGTTGGCGAGTACGCAACCTGCAGAGCCCGCACCCAGAATGATGTAATCAAACAGCTTGTCTTCTGCCAATCTGATCTGCTCCTGGGCGGGTTTAGCGCAAGGGTTGAAGCTTATCGCAGAAATGAATCGAGTTTTTCAGCGATGAGTTGCGGGGCCTCCACCAGAACACTGTGTCGCAGACCGGGCAGGATCTCGAGCTGTGAGGCGGGAATTTTTTCATGCATCAAACGGGCCATGCGAACATTTGAACCGGGGTCATATTCACCGGTCATAACTAGAGTTTCACATTGAATCTGAGACAGGTGTTCTGCAAGGTCACTGAGCACAAATACCCGGTAGGCCTGAAAATAACCTTCCGGTGAAGTGGCACGTAACTCAGCAATTCGTTTTTGAACTCGTTCGGGATGATTCTGCCGAAATTCAGGGGAGAACCAGCGTTCCAGTGCCAACTCGATGTTGGTGTCTAAATCCCCTTTTTCCAGGTTGCAAATCCTTTCCTGTACGTGTTGTCGCTCGGCATCCGTACGCCCGGCAACTGCACTGAGAATTGCGAGTTGTCCAACACGCTCAGGATAGCTAAGCGCAAACTGCTGAACGATTAAACCACCCAATGAAAAACCGACCAGATGCGCGTGCGGCAGGCTTTCGTCGATAAAGATCGCTTCAAGGTCGTGTACGAAATCCTCAAGAGACCAGTCACCAGCCGGCACATCACTTTGACCGTGGCCCCTGAGATCGTACCGGAGCACACTGAAACGATTCTCCAGAACACCCGCGATCGGGTCCCAGATATTGAGCGTGCCGCCCAGACCGTGTATCAGGATCACGGTAGGGTGCTGTGCTGGATCCTGCCCGGAACAAAAAACATGCGTATACATGGCGCCAGAACTCAAAGCCCTCAGTTGTATTCAATGATCTTAGGCTGCAATACCGAATTGTTAACCCTGTGCCACGCCCCAGATCTCGACCATCGAGTCTGCGGTCTGCATGTGGGGTACCGGCACCAGCGTGACCGGGGGTAGAACACCGCCACAGCAATCACGCAGCAGCTGTAACAAATGCGGAGTGTTGTCTTCCTCATCTGAAGCGGTGTAGTAACAGACTATCAGTTTGAGGTCTGCCGGACTGCGGCCGAATGGGCGCAGTAGATCGTCGATGTAACTCATGGTGAAGCGTGTCTGGGGTAATAGCTGACCGGACAAGACCCGTTTGCCAGTGTTGGAAAACGGCTCGGCCGGCACCTGCCCGCCCAGCCAGATCATGCCGCGCAATTTCTGAGCCTGACGGTAGGGCAGGCTCAACGGCCAGTCCCAGACCCGATCTGGCCAGGCGTCTTCTCGAGGGATGTACTTGTCATAACTGTGGCGGCGCTCGCGCATGGCGAGCACCTCGATCTTGGTCACCGTTTTATCCGGCCACAGCGTGTGACAGGGGACGACTGTTGCTGGCGGACCAGGTTCGCTGAAGTAGGATGCCCGAGCCTGAGCCAGTGGCGCCCAGTCCTTACGTGTGGTGCCGAAGTAATAGCCCTCCATTTTCACACTGTCCTGAAGTGAGGCACCCACTGCGGTCAGGCTGTTTTGGAGCGAGGGCATAATGATATGTGACTGACCTGCCCCATCCAGGGCCGTATCGAACGTGGCGTTGAAGTGCGCCGCGGTCCGGTTGGCCACAGCTATAAATTCCCCCGCCCGTAGGGCGGTCGTGACTACAGGGCATGTCGATGCATTGTTGCCTGCCACCTGCAGCGACTGGGTTTCAAATTGGAAATCTCCTGAGTCGCGCCAGTTGCGCACGGCAATGACCTGTACCTGGATTTCCTGGCCCTTGAAGGGCTGTAGCGGTACCGGCAAGGTCGAGATCACGGGTGAGGGCGCGTTGGGAAATGCGTCCTGCAGGGCCTGAACGATCGCGATTTCATCGCGGTTATCCTCGGGCCTGTAAAACGCTTTTACCCGCACGGCATCAGCCAGTGAGCAGTGTTCCTGATGAAGCGCTGCGGCAATGTTTTCGACAGCCCCTGTAATCTGCCGGGACATGTCACCGGGGTTGCGTAGGGCGCCGGTCGAATCAAAGTCACCGGCGCCGCCGACGAACGACAGCGCGCCGGCAGAGGCACAGACATTGTGAGTGAACGGTGTGGGTAATGACCAGATGGGTTTATTCGACATGGTATTCAGGTGGGCGTGTTGGCCATGTTGGCAGAGCGTGAATTACACTGTGCCACAGACCCGCGTCAGGATGCACAAGCCTAATTTGTAATTCGATCGTACGCAAATCGCAGGCGCGTTTGTCTGTCTTTTGTTTATTATTGGCTCATATTCAGATTGAAGATCATGTTGGCCGAATAAGGGACAACAGGAGAACATCGAATGATCAAGTCATTTTACGCAACTCGTCAATGGGCATTGTGGGCCTACGGTGGCGGCCTGCTGCTGTTATCGTCGATCTGGCTACAGGTACAAATGACTGTGGCCATAAACACTTGGTATGGACGATTCTACGATCTGCTGCAGAATGCGGCCAGTTACAAAGATAATCCCGACGACGGCATCTCGTTGTTCATAGCAGAGCTGGTCTCTATCAGTTACATCCGAAACGGATTTGAAGGCGATCTGTCATTTGTCGTCATAGCGTTTCCCTATATTCTGCTGGCGATTTTTACAGGTTGGTTTACACGCATCTACGGTCTGCGCTGGCGCGAAGCCATCACCTTTAATTACGTGCCGCGTTGGCGTAGCGTTCAGCAGGAGATCGAGGGTGCATCCCAGCGTATGCAGGAGGACTGCAACCGTTTTGCCCGGATCGTCGAGTCTCTGGGGCTGCAGGTTGTCCGCGCAGTCATGACCCTCATCGCTTTTATACCGGTGCTCTATGGACTGTCTGACAAGGTCGACCTACCGGTGTTAAGAGATATCGAAGGGTCATTGGTCTGGGGCGCTTTGATCGTCTCGCTCGGCGGTTTGGTTATTTCCTGGTTCGTGGGCTGGAAGCTGCCGGGCCTGGAATACAACAACCAGAAGGTTGAGGCGGCCTTCCGTAAAGACCTGGTGCTGGGTGAGGACGACAAAGCTCGTCACGCAGACCCCATAGCACTTCGAGGATTCTTCGGGGGTATACGATACAACTACCATCGACTGTATCTACATTACGGTTACTTCGACGCCTGGATCTCTACCTATGACCAGTTTATGGTTATTGCCCCCTACCTCGTGATGGGGCCCGGATTATTCACAGGCGTTATTACATTAGGTGTCATGGTTCAGGTGTCCAATGCGTTCGGTAAAGTGCACGGCAGCTTTTCGCTGTTTCTACATAACTGGACCACCATCACCGAACTACGCTCGATCTGGAAACGCCTGCATGAGTTTGAAGACAATCTCGACCGCTATGCGGTCCCAGCACCTGCTTAAGGGAGGTCTTTAATACGACGGTTCCGGTCACAATAGGGGCATTACTTACTGGTAATCCTACCGGGTGCTACTTGGGGTGTACCTCGAGATAAATTAGGCTGGCGTGGCCAGACTCGCCGTGGCTTTTGACCGAAAAGCGTCCGCTGGCGAAGGCTTTGAACTGCATTGCTGCGGGGACATGTGGGGTTACTTTGGTGTGTATATCGTAACCGTGGAGATGCAGCACATCGGGTTTGTCGCTGGACCAGTACAGTTCAACCTGGTCGCCCTGGCTCACGCGAATCGTGCGCTCGTCGGTCAAGATTTTGCCATGCTGTATGTACAGTTCAAACCGCTTGACCGGTCCGGGGCCATTTGCCGCTACTGAGCCAGTCTGGTCATGTTTATGGGGCGTCTGCCCCGCGCCCTACGTATCGACCATCTGCACCACGACCTGGACCAAAGTTTGTTCTGCCTGGTCAAATATCAGCAAAAGCGGGAAGCGGTCTTCCACC
This window encodes:
- a CDS encoding alpha/beta fold hydrolase, whose protein sequence is MYTHVFCSGQDPAQHPTVILIHGLGGTLNIWDPIAGVLENRFSVLRYDLRGHGQSDVPAGDWSLEDFVHDLEAIFIDESLPHAHLVGFSLGGLIVQQFALSYPERVGQLAILSAVAGRTDAERQHVQERICNLEKGDLDTNIELALERWFSPEFRQNHPERVQKRIAELRATSPEGYFQAYRVFVLSDLAEHLSQIQCETLVMTGEYDPGSNVRMARLMHEKIPASQLEILPGLRHSVLVEAPQLIAEKLDSFLR
- a CDS encoding DinB family protein; translated protein: MNENALCPGLGDYLIAQARNNHWSNHRLHSACLRLPASEYYANRPSFFGSIHIHLDHIVFVDWLYLERLTGEQYLPADVGDELHNELAPLVEDQVTADRALIEYCDAATPETLASEVSFKLLDGTQYTEAVWSVLAHLFTHQIHHRGQVHDMLSATSVAPPQLDEFFLSSDLPLREAELKALNLPIE
- the moaB gene encoding molybdenum cofactor biosynthesis protein B translates to MTAIQREFIPVNIAVLTVSDSRTEADDKSGKLLVSRLNDAGHQLFEKTIVKDNIFAVRAVVSNWIAEPDAQVVVTTGGTGVTGFDGTPEAVCPLLEKTLDGFGEVFRMISYEEIGTSTLQSRAVAGVANGTYVFCLPGSSGACATAWDKLLVHQLDYRTRPCNLVELMPRLLEHRQA
- a CDS encoding Rid family hydrolase, with the protein product MSNKPIWSLPTPFTHNVCASAGALSFVGGAGDFDSTGALRNPGDMSRQITGAVENIAAALHQEHCSLADAVRVKAFYRPEDNRDEIAIVQALQDAFPNAPSPVISTLPVPLQPFKGQEIQVQVIAVRNWRDSGDFQFETQSLQVAGNNASTCPVVTTALRAGEFIAVANRTAAHFNATFDTALDGAGQSHIIMPSLQNSLTAVGASLQDSVKMEGYYFGTTRKDWAPLAQARASYFSEPGPPATVVPCHTLWPDKTVTKIEVLAMRERRHSYDKYIPREDAWPDRVWDWPLSLPYRQAQKLRGMIWLGGQVPAEPFSNTGKRVLSGQLLPQTRFTMSYIDDLLRPFGRSPADLKLIVCYYTASDEEDNTPHLLQLLRDCCGGVLPPVTLVPVPHMQTADSMVEIWGVAQG
- a CDS encoding choline dehydrogenase, translated to MAEDKLFDYIILGAGSAGCVLANRLSEDPALDVHVLEAGPMDHKLMIHIPAGVYNVYKDPSINWNYNSESEPECDGRKIQLPRGKVIGGSSSINSMVYMRGHPLDYDRWAQTPGLKAWRYAQCLPYFKRCESSDRGENEWRGGHGPLGVTRGHLENPLFDALWEAGQQSGQGTSEDLNGYKPEGIARLDSTTKNGRRSSAAVAHLKPALTRPNLSLETGTLVNRILIENKRAVGVEYVSRGNTRELRAAKAVIVCCGAIKTPQLLMLSGIGPTDYLKSMNIRSELDLPGVGQNLQDHLTIITGFECTQPVTLHHLTQPLSKLRVGVQWLLTRSGIGASNIWEMGGMVYGNTDAAHPNLQYHFTPVYSEWADRKLLLYPGYQLNCDQLRPLSRGQVKLHSADPRDRPAAHFNYLSHPQDLKELIEALKVMQDILTQPAFDGFRGKRITPAPEVTSDRELADYVRATADTDYHPCGTCKMGSDDQAVVDSELRVHGIDGLRVVDASVMPSIVSGNLNAPTQMIAERAADYLLGKPPLSPEHPHFHFGDHSAT
- a CDS encoding putative transporter, whose product is MIKSFYATRQWALWAYGGGLLLLSSIWLQVQMTVAINTWYGRFYDLLQNAASYKDNPDDGISLFIAELVSISYIRNGFEGDLSFVVIAFPYILLAIFTGWFTRIYGLRWREAITFNYVPRWRSVQQEIEGASQRMQEDCNRFARIVESLGLQVVRAVMTLIAFIPVLYGLSDKVDLPVLRDIEGSLVWGALIVSLGGLVISWFVGWKLPGLEYNNQKVEAAFRKDLVLGEDDKARHADPIALRGFFGGIRYNYHRLYLHYGYFDAWISTYDQFMVIAPYLVMGPGLFTGVITLGVMVQVSNAFGKVHGSFSLFLHNWTTITELRSIWKRLHEFEDNLDRYAVPAPA
- a CDS encoding tyrosine-type recombinase/integrase is translated as MSKRALNALTEQLRAPGKVVQLADRPIFCVNRWTEWNRFTKLNDDCGIDGLRFHDLRHEATSRLFESGFNVIEVASITGHVTQWVGSVPLTRPHEAANRS